AGCGTTTGTTCAGAGCCCGGGCGGCGAGGTCGTCGGGCGAGAGAGGTGGGTCGGATGGGTTTGAGTTCGTGGAGGCCATTGGAGacgaggaagaaaaaaaaagagtgggAATTTGAGTGAAGAAAATGATGGGTCTTTGTTACAACGGAGTGAAACAAGTGGGTTTGGTATTGGGTTGGTGAGGTTGGTCTATCATGGTGGTGGGTTTTGGGGGACTCAGCGGGAGAATGTCGCCGCCGGCGAGGTGGGTTTTGGGTTTAAGTAGAGGTCCATGAGTTGACAAAAAAAAGATTGGAGCTTTGGAAGGGTTTAAGGGTGTGAGATTGGATTCTCTGAGTTAGGCTCAGGAGAATGTGGAAGAACAGAAATGAGGGAGGAACTGGAGACATAGATATAGTGCAGAGACTACTGCAGAGTCTGcaggagagtgagagagagagagagagagagagagaattttattTGACATCATCAAAACATAAAGCTTTTACCTTTTTTCTATTTCCATTAGATTATTCTTCTGACCAACTAACTTTTTTGGGCTTCTTTTTTCCCTCAAAGACTTTCTTATTCtgtgaagattttttttttttttttttttttcctccaacaGATTTTCGTCTTCATGTTGCATAACCAGTTGAACACTTTGAATGTTTCCTGTTGGTATTCAAATTAGAATCTGGAAATGGACACAAATCTttagaattttcttttttgaggtTATTCTTTTGCATCAGATTTTATTGTTTGACACTCGTATGTATAGATAGATTCTCCGTTTGATTCAGGAAAAAACAATATTAACTTTTATAGGAGTGGGTTACGCAAATCGTAAGTCCAGAATAAAGATAAATGCTTGTCTGCTTTcgttaaaatgaaaaataatatgTCTCGCGCGACATTTAGAAATAAATCTTATGAAATTAATGATCAAAAAtgttataatattttttttttttaacaacaaCTTTTCTCGGATACAATTCTGATTTGATCTTGTTACTTTAAAAACAAAGAATATAACATTTTAAATGTATAATTCAGATTATATGCTGCACaattgcttttttttcttttctttttaatgcCGATTCATACATTATGAATATCCTTTTCCATTCTATAGTTTCCGCTGCATATTTTTCCATATCTATTGAATAGATAGGTAGTTTGACAACCTTGTatcattttttaaattaaattccGTTTGCTATATTTTGTTCACAAACACAATGATGATTGGTGATGACACATTCACATTAACCATGAAGGTTAATGTCCTATCCTCTTACCCAAATTCACACGAATGTTTTTTAATTAGTATTGTCACGTAAAGTGTCACGATATTGTATACAGTGAACCACACAATTTTACTGAGCTATTGGGAATAAGGTAGTTGCCAGTTGGGAAGTCTTATCTTAACCATAATAGATATAATCTCAATCGAAACTTACATGTGACTGCAATTGAACAGTTACATAGTGAATAGACTCTGATATAATATATTGCATACTCCTtttagttttgtgattgaaattcATCTTGGAGCATGTAGAAACATGAATATAGTGTTTCACGATAATATGTAGTAAGTTTCAACTAACTTCTATATGCGtctagtttattttattttattttttaaaataatgtTACTATTCCATTATTTTGCAAtgcattacaaatttacaagatCAAGAGCAAGTGATACATTAGACATGCCCTTAAAATTCTAGATAAATGGTTTTGAAGTTGATTTTGGCCCAAAGGGAAGATTAAAGAGGCTACTCTAATGTATGTGGATCTGGACATAATCTTGTTTGTGGTACATTATCACCTTCCTCCCTAGACTTTCACAATATATAAAATGTGAAGTTTTTTCATGTTTCACTAACAATTTGGCTAAAACTAATTATATGTGATCACTACTACATCCATTACCCATTATCCATTATCCATTATCCAATAAATGGACATGAATATAATCATTCAGAGCAAGAACCTATAATATCAGTAGAAATGGTCATATTTTACATAAAAATAGAAGGTACATGTACCACTAATGGGAAAGAAGTCAAAAAGTATATATATgatgttttgggtaagaggatATGGCATTTTCACCTAAACCATATGGTGCTGTCTAACCTAAACCTTTACATACTTTAAGATCTAAGGTCTACTTCAAATTTTTCCTTTTCGACATGGAAATCTGTGGAACTGAAAAATGATGCGGATTAATTTGAACAAGCATTTGAATTTGATGTAATTAGTCTATCCATATGTAAATGGACCCatcaaaaaatttcattttcaaCGACAGAATCATATCATGGATAAAAAAGATATCACAGCTTGCATTCCCATAGTTTGTATTTGTTGTTTATTTAAACGCAAGTTActcttcttttcaaaaaaaaaaaatagttgaaggaagctatcaaaaccaaaaacatcatAGTTTGAGTCCATATCAAAATGGATACATAATTTTCGCTTAGAGAGATTATTACGTAAGATAAACGTACCATGCACGTGATACGTTTGTCCTATATAAAAATTTCTCTTAGGGCTTATATGTGCATGAATGACTCAGTGGAAAGCAAACGAGTCATAAACTAATAAGTatttttgattaaagaaaaagttAATAATTATATTTGCTCAGATTACTGAATCACCTTTTCATAATTTCCCACTATTATTATTACTCAATGTCTTCTACCCATATATGAACACACGTGTAACATATGTCCCAGGTGGAATCCAACCAGAATTTCCAGCTTTATATAATCAGAATACGTACATGTTACTCTAGGTATTTACCAAACCCTGGAGGGTCTAGATAACTCGTAATTAAATCGTGTTCTTCATCATTTCAAATAGTACAAAGTATTAAGTATGTGCAATTATTTGTATTATTAATGTAATATCTAGGGCAACAGGTCTTGCCATCACTCTATTTGTCAGTAGAGTCATAAGACTATCATTGTGATTGTTATTTTTAAATAGTAGAATTAAGATAGAACGAAAGTAGATTAGAGATAACAAATTCAACTTTGAAACAAGTCTCAATTACATATTTTCATATGCAGAGGACACCCAAAACTGAAAAAACGTGAAACGGAAGAAAGATTTAAATTGGCAAAACATAAAAACATTGGAAAGGAAAAAAGCCTTTCTTGTTAACGGGTTTGGGTTAAACCCGTGGGTTCAAATTTCGCGCGTCAAGTCCCTCACGACACGTGTCCCTATCACCACCGTCCACATTCGCCCGCGAAATAAAACATCAAGGCGCCACGTGTAGGTGCATAGAATATCCGTGCTACCCTGAGTGCCCTAACTTGGAAGGGTTTAAGAGGCAaagcgagagagagaggcgcGCTGTCTAGGGTTTAAGAGAGAAAGCTCCGAACCACAGGCAGAGCTTTGCGAGCCAAACTTGACGATAGCAATGGGCGGCTTTTGGGGTTAGTTTTCTCATCACTTTCTTATCTATTGAGTTCATCAATGTCCTCAATTTCAATATATGAAATGCTAAATTTTGCAGTACATGTTGGAATGTCAAGAATCTAAAAATGGAGGTTCTAGGATTTATCAGAGATTGAAAGATTGAATTTTGATAATACCCTTTTAAAAACCCTGTTTGGCATGTGAGAAATTGATGGTTAAAAGTTGAATTGACAATAAGTtttgggtcttttttttttttttggttacactaagttttgtgtttttgttttgtgaaaATGGAATTATAGGAATTGAAGTAAAACCAGGGAAACAGTATCCTATTGAATTTCCAGAAGATGAGGAAGCAAGGCTTAGGATTACTCAGGTATATTTTTCACTTCAGatgctcaaaatcaaatcctagTGTTTTGTTTTGGAGCATTTTGATTGTTTGGAGCTTTGTGGAGTTGGATTGGGTGTagtattatttgtttgtttaccTTCCATGATGAATCAGGCGACTTTAGGTCTCGGCGACTCAAAGGGGAGGAGCATAGTTCAGTGTTCCGTTGGAGATAAGAGTCCTAtctttttgtgttctttggtacCTAAGAAGAACGAATCGTGTCCCTTGAATCTTGAATTTGAGGAGGATGGTGAGTTGGTGACCTTTTCAGTCATTGGCAAGCAAAGCGTCCATCTCTCTGGCTACTTTGAGACTTATGATGAAGGCGAAGCTGTTGGAGAAGGATATGAGTCGTAAGTACATGTTTACCATTGTTGATTCTTTTCCgagttacattttctgtttctatTTCTTTACGGGCATTTAGTATTTCCCTTGTAATATCTGCAGAGATTCGTCTGAGGAGGATATTGGTGAGTCTGGGTCACAGGAGTCATCAGATTATGGTAGTGATGACCAATATGAGCTAATTGATAGTGATCTTGACATGGACCGGTCTTCACCTCCTACCAAAAGTGGAGGTATGTTGAAATATTGGATaccatttttttatctttttgtttttttaattttagttgCATTTGATCATATTCCTCCCTTCTTTCTTGTTTTGTCACATTGCCATATTCTTCTGTTGGAAGCTTATGAGATATTAAAACATTTTGAATGACTTGGTATAGCTTTAATATAAATTTTGTGTCTGATTTTGCATGCTACATCTGATAAGCACTATATGATCAAAACTTATTTGCTGAaagtttgaatttatttatttatttatttttattttttttgtgaaatGTTAAGTTCCAGGTAGGTCCTAACTTCCCCAAAATTTACGTCCTAACTTCCCCAATATTTACTGTACATGGTACACCCAACCATTAATAGGATAATCTAACTGAAGTGTGTGAGCCATTAAAATCTTGCCTTCATCTACATGGTAAATACATTAAGCCATTATGGTGCAGCTGCACTTTGTTCATGATTCTCAATTGTCTAGTGTCCCAGACTTTTGGATAGATGTCAGGTCATTATCATGCTGTAGTAGAGAGCTTGACTGAAAATTGTATTTGGCTTATTTCTTAGTTATAATTGAGGAGATTGAGGACGATGACAAGCCCACTAATGGAAAGGGTCAATCTAAACCTCTACTTGAATTCAATCAGTCAAATGGCTCTGAGGACAATACAAAAGGTGCAGGTGTCCCTGTTTTGGAAAGTGAAGATGACGATGGCTTTCCAATATCCacgaaaaacaaaaccaatattGAGAAGCCTGAATCAGCAACAGGACACAGAGATAAAGTAACTGAGAAAACCAAGAAGAGGAAAGCaaaagatggtgatgatgctgCTGGATTAAAAAGGAAGGTTGAAAATATTGACCAAGATCATCAAGAAGGGTGGGTAGTTGATCCATCTCATTAGTTGTTTGGTTGTAGTAATTTTATATACTCTTGTACATTTATACTTATATATTTGGGAGAGGGAGGTGCTTCTGTTTTGTTGCCTCATTAAGTTTCAGTTTTTGTGGGTTTATTGAAGTTTCTTTCCAAACTGATCTTAGGCAAAAGAAGAGTAAGAAAAAGCAGCAACTTAAAGATGGAAGTACTGATGAAAAGGAAAAGCAACCTGAGGTCTTGAAGAGCAAAAATGAGCATGGACAACTGCTATCTAATAAGAAGTGAGATTTGCGCATCTTCTTTCAGTATCTTATAGTTTTACATTATTATTTGTTGTATTGATGATTTGGTTCTAAATAGCGTTGCATATCAACGGGTTTAAATGATGAGGCTCAAAACAATTACAAGTTGGCTGTATGATTCCTTTCCATCCAAAATTGCTCAGATCTGATCTCtgtctgcttttttttttagtcattAAAATCATATCTTGCATTACCctatattttctttacaaagaAGTCAAGTCAAATTAGcagtatctttttttttttttttttgagaataagcaGTATCTAGAGAAATGAAAAGTTTGGAATGATAGTATCTTCTGAAATGTCTAAGATTTGCTAGTTGCTAACTTGCTATTGTCAATACTGTTGTGCTTGCACAGAGTTGCTTTTTGCTCTTCCGTTGAACAAAATAATTATGCTTGTATACACGACAGGAGCCCTGACATCAAAATGGACTCTGATCCTACTGAGAATCAGAcaggagagaaaaagaagaagaagaagaagaagaagaaatcccAGGAGACTGAAGAAAAAACTAATGCTGATCAAACTGCTGCTAATATGGAAAAAAGCAATGGCAAGTCATCATCTAAAGTGAGAACCTTTCCAAATGGATTGGTTATCGAGGAGGTTTCTATGGGTCGACCAGATGGCAAAAGAGCTGATCCGGGAAAGAAGGCAAGTTCTCAAGCATCTTTATAAAGTCTTTCCTGGTCAAATCAAGGATTTGGGGCCTCTTGTTTACTATTGAATTGACTTATGACAGATAAGTTGTTGTTTTACAGGTCAGTGTTCGCTACATTGGGAAGCTAAAGAATGGGAAACAATTTGACGCAAATGTTATAGGGCCACCGTTCAAATTCACATTAGGTACCAATGTCATCTGACAAATATGAAGTACTCAAATTCAACTTTTATATGTGGTTTATCTTGCTTTTCCATTGGTCGTGCAGGTGTAGGACAAGTTATATCAGGATGGGATGTTGGGGTTAAAGGTAAGTTTCTAAACGTGAAAACTTCACTTATATCCGATTTGCAATTTTACAAAGTATTAGTTGTTGTATCTTCTAAAACATATCTACCTCCAGGTATGCGCGTTGGGGACAAAAGAAGACTCACCGTTCCACCATCAATGGGGTATGACGGTTATCATTGTTTCTTTTCCATGGAGCATGTACCCTAATCTGTTTAGAGCTTGTTATCGAACTTATCAAATCTTTGATGCAGGTATGGACAGAGAGGTGCTCCCCCTGCGATACCACCAAACTCATGGCTTGTGTTTGATGTCGAGTTGGTTGCTGTTAATTGATTCAGATGCCGTCATTCTTCCACTTTTTAAGTTTCTTTTTTCTGCTGGGCAGACCAGTCTGGAAAAAACGAGTGCATCTGTTTCTAGTCTATAGCTATATCTCTGTGAACATCATTTGATGTCAGTTTTGAAGACATGCACATTTTGATTAGATTAAGATCAGTTTGATGATATTACTGAACCATAATTCAAGTGATTTGACATTATAAATACTTGTATGATGCTTATATTTTTATCCTGTACCCTAGAGAATGCATTTGCAAATTTCTTGCCAAGTTGCCGTAGTCTGAAAAGGATAtttacataaaacaaatatttgagAAGATAATAGTAGTTTAATACTTTAATTCCATGCAACTAGTTTCAAGATTCAGGTATTAAACTACTATTATCTTCTCAAATATTTTTTCTATGCAATATCCTTTTCAGACCATGGCAAGAAATTTGAGCTGCTAATTTCTGAATTCACCTAACAATTCTAGATGTCAGCTGCATTACTTGTCCAATAGTCGATCACTATGTTTAGAACTTTAGACCAATTCAATTTTGACAGCCTCACTTAATGTATGATGCCCGCAAAGACTAAGAGCACTCATCATTCAAAATTGATCCTGACTATTAGAATAAAAAGCGCATAACCAAAGGAAAACCATGCATTACCAAAAGAACTTTCAAATAGAAATAAACATTGATATGTTCTTGAACCTTCCTAATACTAGGGAAGTTTCGTTGAGCAGATTACAAGTACCAAAAACTACCAAGCTTCTTGTTGAAATACAGTTTCAGGATTCCAGTATTGAAATCAGTATGGCTCCACTGGTACTCTGAATTTTGATCCAGCATAGACTGCTGCAGGCCCAAGCTCCTCTTCAATTCTAAGAAGCTGCACAGGAAGAAAAAGCGCCAAAACCGTCAAAGAGAGAACTTGTTAGAAGCAAGTCACCAATCACAGACGCACGTAAGAAGTTTTACCTGGTTGTACTTAGCAAGACGCTCGGATCTGCATGGAGCTCCAGTCTTAATCTGGCCCTGTTTCAACAGACAAGGACACATACACCAAATTAGCTTAAGAAACTACCATAATAGAACAAGGTAGACAAGCTTACCGTTTAAAAAACACTTACCGTTGCAAGCCCCACAGAAAGGTCAGCAATGAAAGTATCCTCAGTTTCACCACTAAAAGTAAACAAAGAAACCGAGTAAGCCAAAGACTGAGGTTGATAAGTGAAGATAGATATGAAAATTGAATGGATTACCTTCGGTGACTTGCCATGACACCCCATCCAGCACGTTTTGACATTTTCACAGCTTCAATACTTTCGGTTACTGAACCAATTTGATTCACCTAAACAAACATAAATTAGGGAGATGAGGGTCATCCCTAAGCAGTAAGCACAAACCATCCAGAGAACTATAAACATTAAAAGTCTAATTTCAGATAGTATTTataaggaataaaaaaaaaaatgtaccttCAAAAGAAGGGCATTGCAGCTCTTCTCCTTGATTGCTTTCTCCACTCGCTGCAGCAACCACAAATGACTACGTTATTTATTCGTTCCCACAAACATAATTTCATACAAAAGTATTAATAGAATATGCTTGCCTTTGGGTTTGTAACAAGGAGATCATCACCAACAATTTGCACTTGCTCGCCAATTTCTGCAGTCATCTTAGCATAGTGTTCCCAGTCATCCTGATCAAAGGGATCTTCAATTGACACAATTGGATACTCTGTAACAAATGACTTGTAAACATTCTTCAGACTGTCTCCTGATATTCTTTGTGATCCGTCATTTTTCTGCAGCAGAAATAAGTTGTTCAGCCATCTAACCATGATAAACGCATAGCAGCCAGATATGCTGTATATAGTTTACCTCTTCCTTGAAATTCAAATCATAAGTCTTATCCTTATCATCATAGAATTCTGAAGCAGCAACATCCATCCCAATAACAACCTTCCACCAACAAAAACATGGAATGAATCAAATAAACATTCAGCCAACCATAAGCACTACAGCAACTCTTAACTTCCAAAGTTAGAACTAACCTTTCCGGTATATCCAGCTTTAGCAATAGCTGTCTTCAGAAGTTCAAGACCCTCTTTGTTTTCCTAAAAGCACACATCAAAAGACTATAAGCATCCCATTGTCTAACCAAACTGATTAATAtcgggaagaaaaaaaaaaaaactatcgtCTTTAGCAACTTAGTAACCATCTTAAGCTACAAGAGAAGCAAGCCTctaaaattcatttttttgtcaATATACTAAATGCATACCTGAATATTGGGTGCAAAGCCACCTTCATCCCCAACATTTGTGGCATCTTGTCCATACTTCTTCTTAATTACAGCCTGGTCGAGAAAATAAGTTGACAATTGATTAGGCCCATATAGGAGTTCATTCTTTTACGAAAAAGCTGTAATTTTAATACCTTCAGATGATGATATACTTCTACACCCATCTTCATGGCTTCCTTAAAAGAAGATGCTCCAACAGGGAGAATCATAAATTCCTGTTACAGAAGAACTTTAAGATTGCAATAGAAAGGCACAACTTCTCACTTATgacgaaaacaaaaaaatttaccTGCATGGCTAGTTTATTGCCAGCATGAGAACCTCCattgatgacattaaatgcagGAACAGGCAGAACCAAGGTCTTGTTTCCAGCAAGATTGGCTATGTGCTGAAATGTAAAGAGTAAAGGCATTATTATTGGCAGTTTGACACCGAACCTCATACATGACATTGACTAGATGAAATGGCAGTCGCCCACTCTTCCGCAACACAAACCTTGTATAGGGGTATCTTTTTCACAATGGCACCTGCTTTACAAACAGCAAGAGACACTGCCAATATTGCATTTGCTCCAAGCTACATACATAACaaaagtgaaaaaagaaaagaaaaaaagaattagcattcaataataaactgaagtGACAGAAGTACCAAGACCACAATATTAATCTTACCTTCTGTTTGCACCAACCCCATTCATTTGTAGTTCCATCAAGCTGTTGAACCATATAATTGTCAATTTGGGTCTGTTCTGTTGGGTCCTGCATtgcacaaaacaaagaaatagaTATATCAACAACCCATCGCCTCGTTGGAGCAGGAATATAATCGCGtaagaaccaaaaaaaatacAGTAGTACCTTTCCAATCAAGGCAGGTCCAATGATACCATTCACATTCTCCACAGCCTAAACCATCACCAGATCAAATCACAGAGATCAACTCtccaataataaaaaatattaaaaaaaaataaaaaaagcaaaaCAGAAATCGCCGCGTACAATAACAACATACCTTCAGGACACCCTTCCCAAGGTAATCCGATCCGCCATCTCTCAACTCCAGTGCTTCATATACACCTTTCAAGAATGAAACTATCTAATATCAGAGAATAACACCTATAACTAAACCCTAATTCTCCACCACTACATGAACAGCAATCAGTACATAAGCACCGCAACGATGATCGATTTAGATTCTTCAAATCAGAACACTATTCACTATATCgattttaactttctttcttttttacctGTGGAAGCTCCACTCGGCACGGCCGCTCTGGCCAGAGTTCCATCGGAAAGAGTAACATCAACCTAACATTCGCACACAcagaaattcaaatatttactTTTTACTGTTTTACATGCGCAAAAATGGGAAACAAAAAATTTAACGAAAATCGGCGGACAGAGAAGGAAGGGGAGTTACTTCAACGGTGGGATTTCCACGGCTGTCGAAGATCTGACGGGCCTTGATGAGCTTGATCGTGGTCGCCATTTTTTCACTGAATCAAAGTCTGAAACTAACTGCGGTACTGAGGAAGTGACGAGGAGAAGTGGGTTTGgggtgtgtttatatagggaggTGGGAAGCACGTGTAAAGAAAAAGGCAGGGGTGATTTTTCAACGGCTTTGATTGCTTTCTTGCCGATCACGGACTGCTTGCTTCGTACACGTGGGCCACCGAGGGGGAATATGAGAAGGAATATGCGGGGAGCCGAGGTGCGCCTTTTTGCCcaagaaatttaaaaagaaGTGATTTGGGCGTATTTTGAACGGGCTGGCCCAAACAATCTTTGTTATTTTGAACGGGCCGGACTGTAGCGTTTGACACCTTAGTGGAGGTTTGGACATATTTATATGCGAAAATGtttacctggtcagttattgactaaaAAAATAATGCTTAACCACCCTTGAATGTCAATCCAATgatagaaaaaattattattaaattgaggtgttttgttttccaccatttgatgtaaatctaagggttattgagcataaattctttggtcagcaactgaccaggtgaacaccactgtatTTATatatcctaattttttttttcatgcatTTGTTATGGGCTAAATTCCAAGACTCGACGGATGTTCTTTCTCTCGATTTTGTTCATGTCTAATCCccattgaaaggaaaaaaaaaaatcttgaagACCATGCTTGTCTCTCCAAAATTGTGGACTATTATAGCACACCATTTTTAGCGTAAAACAcatgttcttattttttcaCTTAAATTTTTCCACCatcaaataataattattaaaaaaaattcgaaCTGATGTTACTTAAAAAATCTTGATCCAAATATTTTCTACAATTTTCcaaattcataaataaaattatttattcgaGATTTCAGTTCTTCTCAATTGGAACAATTTATAAATATCATGCTTCAAGAACAGTGAGCTTATAATACAGGTtcatttgaagaaaaacatgtTTTAAACAATTTGGCCTATTTCAGTATGATTTTTAAAGGATAATTCAAAACACAAACTTTTGAATTAGTGTCATAATTTCTTAGTTATGACTCATAATTTCACCACGCTAAAGTAACTTCATGTTATTTATGTATTTTTCTAGGATGTTTCTATTCTTTCTATCTATGttctttttgaaaaaaatttgAACTAAACAAATGGAACTAACTCACTAAGAAGTAAAAGcttaacaaaaaaagaaaaaagaaaataaaacttcgGGTGGGTGCGGGTCAAAGCCCACCCATTCCGAGCCCGAAGCCTAAAGTGGCTTCCTTTATGTGCTTCACTTGCTCGACCTAATTCGAACCAGGGTTTTATCAAAGGTTTTAGAAGAGGCCGCAGTAGTTCAAAGGTAAAGTCTTTCATACTCAACCCATTCTCAATTTCTCAATCCCTTAATTGTTCATCGCAGTATAAAGCTTTCTGGGTTCAATAGAATCATCATGGTTTACTTTAGCTATATAGTAATCTAGCTCGttcgtttttcttttttcctgttCTGGTTTAGCAGCCCAGAAATTTAGGCATAATAGAatgaaatagttttttttttttttttttttttctggatttAATCTGTAATCTCAATTGGGTTTTAATTGTCTTGTGTTAGTTTGATATTATATGGTTGATTTGATTGAGTTaagctagaaaaaaaaaattgaaatgtttTGGATTCTGTAATGCTTCTTTGTTTGCTGAGATTAAAGTATGTAACTTTTTTTTGACTGAATCTGTGTTATCTAGATTTTGATGGAGATGGAATTGTGTTTCTTTTTGATAGATTTAAGAGATGGCTGTATCTAAGAAAGAATCGATGCTGGTTAACGAGGAGGAACTGGAAGACGATAGTGATATGGGGGACGATGTGTCTGAGTCAGAATTGGAACAAGAATCGGAAGAGGAATCTGAGGAGGAAGGAGATGTGAGATTGGCTGAACCTGCCCAGAATGCTACATACAACAGAGATGGTCTGTTAGAGAAGCTTGGAGATATGAGCTGGCCCGAGAATGCTAAATGGGTGGACAGGCTGACGTTGGATATTGAGCAAGAGCAACCGGTGGATGTGAATGATGACCTGACAAGGGAGCTTGCGTTTTATACACAGGCTCTAAATGGAACGAGGATGGCCTTTGAGAAGCTTCTGTCGATGGGGCTTCCATTTCTGAGACCCGAGGACTACTATGCAGAAATGGTGAAGTCGGATTCCCACATGGAGAAAGTGAAGAGCCGGCttttggtggagaagaagaaCATGGAGGAAGCTGATGAGAGAAGGAAGGCCAGAGAGGCCAAGAAATTGTCTAAA
This portion of the Rosa chinensis cultivar Old Blush chromosome 1, RchiOBHm-V2, whole genome shotgun sequence genome encodes:
- the LOC112194712 gene encoding peptidyl-prolyl cis-trans isomerase FKBP53 isoform X1 yields the protein MGGFWGIEVKPGKQYPIEFPEDEEARLRITQATLGLGDSKGRSIVQCSVGDKSPIFLCSLVPKKNESCPLNLEFEEDGELVTFSVIGKQSVHLSGYFETYDEGEAVGEGYESDSSEEDIGESGSQESSDYGSDDQYELIDSDLDMDRSSPPTKSGVIIEEIEDDDKPTNGKGQSKPLLEFNQSNGSEDNTKGAGVPVLESEDDDGFPISTKNKTNIEKPESATGHRDKVTEKTKKRKAKDGDDAAGLKRKVENIDQDHQEGQKKSKKKQQLKDGSTDEKEKQPEVLKSKNEHGQLLSNKKVAFCSSVEQNNYACIHDRSPDIKMDSDPTENQTGEKKKKKKKKKKSQETEEKTNADQTAANMEKSNGKSSSKVRTFPNGLVIEEVSMGRPDGKRADPGKKVSVRYIGKLKNGKQFDANVIGPPFKFTLGVGQVISGWDVGVKGMRVGDKRRLTVPPSMGYGQRGAPPAIPPNSWLVFDVELVAVN
- the LOC112194712 gene encoding peptidyl-prolyl cis-trans isomerase FKBP53 isoform X2, which produces MGGFWGIEVKPGKQYPIEFPEDEEARLRITQATLGLGDSKGRSIVQCSVGDKSPIFLCSLVPKKNESCPLNLEFEEDGELVTFSVIGKQSVHLSGYFETYDEGEAVGEGYESDSSEEDIGESGSQESSDYGSDDQYELIDSDLDMDRSSPPTKSGVIIEEIEDDDKPTNGKGQSKPLLEFNQSNGSEDNTKGAGVPVLESEDDDGFPISTKNKTNIEKPESATGHRDKVTEKTKKRKAKDGDDAAGLKRKVENIDQDHQEGQKKSKKKQQLKDGSTDEKEKQPEVLKSKNEHGQLLSNKKSPDIKMDSDPTENQTGEKKKKKKKKKKSQETEEKTNADQTAANMEKSNGKSSSKVRTFPNGLVIEEVSMGRPDGKRADPGKKVSVRYIGKLKNGKQFDANVIGPPFKFTLGVGQVISGWDVGVKGMRVGDKRRLTVPPSMGYGQRGAPPAIPPNSWLVFDVELVAVN
- the LOC112194724 gene encoding enolase; this encodes MATTIKLIKARQIFDSRGNPTVEVDVTLSDGTLARAAVPSGASTGVYEALELRDGGSDYLGKGVLKAVENVNGIIGPALIGKDPTEQTQIDNYMVQQLDGTTNEWGWCKQKLGANAILAVSLAVCKAGAIVKKIPLYKHIANLAGNKTLVLPVPAFNVINGGSHAGNKLAMQEFMILPVGASSFKEAMKMGVEVYHHLKAVIKKKYGQDATNVGDEGGFAPNIQENKEGLELLKTAIAKAGYTGKVVIGMDVAASEFYDDKDKTYDLNFKEEKNDGSQRISGDSLKNVYKSFVTEYPIVSIEDPFDQDDWEHYAKMTAEIGEQVQIVGDDLLVTNPKRVEKAIKEKSCNALLLKVNQIGSVTESIEAVKMSKRAGWGVMASHRSGETEDTFIADLSVGLATGQIKTGAPCRSERLAKYNQLLRIEEELGPAAVYAGSKFRVPVEPY
- the LOC112202744 gene encoding probable rRNA-processing protein EBP2 homolog; translation: MAVSKKESMLVNEEELEDDSDMGDDVSESELEQESEEESEEEGDVRLAEPAQNATYNRDGLLEKLGDMSWPENAKWVDRLTLDIEQEQPVDVNDDLTRELAFYTQALNGTRMAFEKLLSMGLPFLRPEDYYAEMVKSDSHMEKVKSRLLVEKKNMEEADERRKAREAKKLSKEIQNQKLKERAKQKKESIESVKKWRKQRQQSGFAGGDKGSELDLAFEDGKPFEKSSNKRPGVAPGDRSGGKAKYAGKGKKPKKREIKDSKFGFGGRKGSRKQNVAETTNDLRGFNKEDGFSKNKKRKM